In the Triticum aestivum cultivar Chinese Spring chromosome 2B, IWGSC CS RefSeq v2.1, whole genome shotgun sequence genome, TATCACTAGGGATGCATTGTAGTAAATTGGTTCTCAGTTTACATAAGAATGTGAGTTTTGTTGTTTGTACAATATATAACATAAATGTTCCAAAGAAAATGTTGAAAAATAAATGCAAACACACATGTTACTCCTAATGTTTTCAAAACCATGTAATGATTCGACCACATACAGTAGATAAGTAAGCTATCCATTAAATTTATTATCTTTAACACATTTTCTTGTTCATTCTAATCTAAGATCAACTGATAATTCCATGATTTTTTTCGTTGGGAACTCTTGTTTCTTTGTGGCGAAGGGCTGAACACAACTATGGAAGTGTTGTTTCTTAGCTATATATACATATTTCTAGATGATAGAGATGCATGTTTGCTCTGTTACTTTCTTATTTCCCGTCTTATAAATTTGGATGTGTTCACCATGCAGTATGCAACGCATGACTTATGGGGAGGCCCTGATGCTAGCTACTATGGATTGCATGTCACCACTGATGTGTACAGCCATGAGCTAAAACGTGGTCAATTAACTCGCAGTGGAATTTGGGTTGGCCACAGTGGAGATGGCCGGAAATCAAGGTATAATGGAGTTAGTGTTGGATGGCATGTAAGAAAACTTCTTTATTCACATGAGTTCCTATTTTGTTTGTGTTTATAACTGTTTTAGACCTCAAATCGGGACTCCCTAGAAAGCTAGCTAAGTTTTTCTAGGGGACCTAACTACGTATTTTTGTCAAACTATAAAGAACACTACTGTGTTATATTTTCTATTTATGGGGTTGTTTATGGTACACCCTTACTTTTTGTTACTTTTAATAGGTGATTTAACTTTTTTCTAACTTGTATCTCTTCATTTTAGATTGCTCCAGAAAAATATGGTGACTCTCATCCTCATTTATTTACCTACTGGACGGTATGCTATAGATGTTTTGAATTACTTTACTTTCCAGGAAATGATCTGCCTATGATCGTAAGCTTACATACATATGTCCGCATGAATGATTATCCATGTAACAGAGGGATGGATATGAGAGTACCGGGTGCTACAACATGGATTGTCCCGGTTTCATAGCAGCAAGCGGCGCTACTGTTACTCCGGGAGCTCGCATAAACCCATCTTCAAAGGTTACGCTTCGAGTGTTGAAGGTAAGATTTATGTTAGAACATGTTTCTCAGTTATGCTATATAGGTGGCTATATTTTTTAATTCTTAAGCCTTACATGAATACCCAGCAAAAAATGAACGATGATTAAATTTCTTTCTATAAACCTTGTAACACAATCTTCTAGGCGTATTCTTGTTTTTTATGGAATGTTCTACTCGTTGTTTGCAGTAAAAGCTAGACTTAAACAAATGATATCAGATTTGCTTATATTTGACATGAATTTTTTTATGAGCACCACCACTAAAGAAAACTTTATAGTGAAAGCATCAGCTGCTACATCCCCACGATTGTGTCCTGACAAAACGAAGCTAATTTGATCAGAGACTCGAAGTAGCTTACTCCACacgtgtttttttttttgagaatccaaGACCATGTGTTAAAATTGTCGAACCATTCTAATGTTTTGCGCTACAACCCATTCAAAATTATCATGTCGGTCTCTTACTCTTGCTTAAAGTTTCTGATCTCTTGAAAGAACGACTTCCCAACTTTCTGCTCTAAAAAAACGACTTCCGATCTTAAGCGGCAAGAAGCTAGGAGCGGTTGCTTGCCATCACTAGATCACACTACTTCTCGATTGATTTCCCTTCAGAAGATAGGTTCTAATTTGGATCTAGGGTGTAAAATGGATCTGACACCCTGATCAGCCAACTAATTAATAATACCCGGCATGTCTTGGTCAAAAAAATGGTGGATAAAATAAAttgttcttttgttttgttttatgaGGCATGGACCGAAGCACTCCTTAATTTTGATATATTACTTAAACTGTGAATAATGATCTATGATAGGATGACCAAAGTGGACACTGGTGGGTGTACTATGGCTTCAACGGCGTCCCAACGGCTGTGGGCTACTACCCACAATCATTGTTCACATACATGGCAAAAAAGGCAAACCAGTTCTCGTTTGGTGGCTTCGTGTTCGCAGAAAGGGCGCTTCCAACTCCTCCACTGGGCAGTGGCGTCCTTCCTGGTGGCAAGGGACGTGCGGCATCGTTTACTGACTTGCGCCTCATTGAATGGGATGGAAGGAGCAGCCCCATCATGAAGGACTTGCCTACTGTTATATCCAACAATAAATGTTATTCTATCACTCCTATTGTTAATTCCGGGTGCTTCTATGGCGGGCCAGGAGGTTGTGTGTAATACTAAGGTGTACTTTGAACGTGGTGGTGTAATAATGTTTCCCTTGAGTTTGTCTTCCCAAACTCATACTGGCCTAATAAGACACTATGTGTTACTGTATTATGCACATTAGCGATGAATTTACTCCTATAAATTTTGAGTATACATCGAGAAACAAGTTTATCATAGAAACAACAAATGCACTAGAAATTGACCAAACTCCGAAGGCTGTCTATCATGCATACTAGGAATTATCACATTGACACAAATTGAGTGCAAATTGCTCGTGCTACCGATTTGACGTGAAGAAATCGCGACGATGATTGGGAAGCCACATGTCGCACCACCAAGGATGTATACAATATCATGGGTTGTTGTTATCCACAAGGAGGACCAAGGGTTGTAATGTTTATGTCACACGTATTCTTAGTCGTTGTTTAGCCTCTAATCTTTACAATCATGTTGAGGCGTTGTCCTGCCCTTTGACCATCAGATACTTGAAAGGTGCTTATACGCTAGGAGGACGAAGCTAGTAGGTGGTAAACCATGACGCAACTTGTGTGTCGATTGATGAAGAACCCCATGAGTCCACCTATAAGCGTGTATAATGTTggaaaacatagtagaaaacaaacaaacaaaatcgccctacgatcacccaggaacactatgaagatgtgATAAATGGTTTGGATCAGATCATTACCGACTCCGAGTTGCAGCGAAAGAGATAAgtcagtgtagatcgtacttggagccCCTCGAACCGTAGATCAACGATCCCACAAACTGCCCAAAAACAGTCCCtcgaacggaagaccgaaagcacggcaTCTCTACGAGTTGCAAGCGTACTGTCTTAACAATCTAGCAGCGCTTCACTGTCCAGAACTAATCGTTTCTAGAGAATTAGAGGTagaagattagaaccacactgtGCTTCTAATTATaaggattagaggatctaggtctagctctaattgatcaactaggatcaactagaactagaactagagaatTAGAGAAGACTTCAAAACTTGTGTGTTCAAAAGTGCCCAGatctctagtatatataggttgaagaggggagagggggcgccacacaaaggGGGGAAAGTCTCCCTCCCTTGGCCAGCCAAGAGGAGGGGGACTTCCCCTCCAATTCGGCATCCCCCCTTCCTTCCACAAGGGAGGAAGGGGCGCCACCTCTATTTGGGTCCAAGTGGCCCAAGTAGCTCTCCACCACGTGTCCTTTTAAGGCCTATTGATATTAAATTATATATAAAAGCCTCTAACTATTATTAGAGGCTTTTAATATTAATTTAACATCACCAAAATATATTTCACATATATAtaatttatcggtaatacccgatATTGCCGGATAAACCCCAAAACCCTtctggtccccccccccccccgaacgctTCTTGTTCCTCTCAAAACTATTTTGAATATTAGTGAAATTACTTTATAGCATAGTAATCCTGAATATGTAGACAACTTCCCTTTTTTTCTTAGCGTGGCAATTCTCTACAGTGGCATGGCAAATCCTTGGAACACATGGAAATTCTATCTGCTCAAGCTAGCATGGCCAAATTCTTGAAATGCATGGCAATTTTCTCTACTATAGCATGACAATTATTTTCCTTAGCATGACAAATGTCTCTATTATAGCATGGCAATTCCTGTAAGTTCCTTGAAAGTTGTTTTTGTAGGGAAAGCTCTCTTATGACGCCATTCGCTCGAATGAGCCTCCTAAGAGAGTTTCATTCATTGCCAGGGTCCATGTAGGAAACATCAAACCTTTATTAGAGTTCATACAAAAGGCACCCACACACTCAACACATATGTGCCTACGTTCTATCTTTCTCGCCCTGCCTCACGTAAGTTGTCATCACTCAACTCCCCTTCTCCTCCCTTCGGGTGTTTTGTTTCTCTCTAAAAGTATCTACAGCCGGATACACCAAATCCGGCCCCTCAGACGCATGCGAACGTAACCGAACACATGCACACGAAGTGGACTGGGCACCCCTCATTTGGTTAAGTCACAGTCGTGTCCTCATATCCGAACCACCAAATCCATGCAACACATACAATGCTACGTATATGGACACAAAGAGCACGCTTAATAATAACAAACATACTAAATTCATCCGATACAAAAGGACCATAGCTCATGCCAGACAAAAAGGATCAAAATCCATCGCCGACTGCAAACTCATACTAAAAATGACTAAAAACATAGATAAAACGGATAAGGGTggaggaaatcaccatttcctcGCAGGCCCCTTCCCCCGGCGTGCGGCGGccgcactgatacgtccattttgcatcatgcttttatatcgatatttattgcattatgggctattattacacattatagcacaatactcatgtcttttctctcttattttacaagctttacatgaag is a window encoding:
- the LOC123040778 gene encoding uncharacterized protein, whose protein sequence is MAKLSLFLQTMHVFIFLLAHPNRGVRLYPVLQEGNNSLQQDMVYSLAKRKLPSLKSNSLEAKFSGQGNNSSGVLYYATHDLWGGPDASYYGLHVTTDVYSHELKRGQLTRSGIWVGHSGDGRKSRYNGVSVGWHIAPEKYGDSHPHLFTYWTRDGYESTGCYNMDCPGFIAASGATVTPGARINPSSKVTLRVLKDDQSGHWWVYYGFNGVPTAVGYYPQSLFTYMAKKANQFSFGGFVFAERALPTPPLGSGVLPGGKGRAASFTDLRLIEWDGRSSPIMKDLPTVISNNKCYSITPIVNSGCFYGGPGGCV